A genomic region of Mycobacterium sp. Aquia_213 contains the following coding sequences:
- a CDS encoding RND family transporter, translated as MRRLADFVVRWPWVVIGLWVAVAVALPLTLPSLSEMAEKHPLAILPSDAPSSVTAREMTKAFHESGSEDLLLVVLTDDKGLGPADEAAYRKLVDTLRQDTRDVVMVQDFISTPPLRSVVTSKDHKAWVIPVGVAGELGTPQSYAAFNRISDVVKHSVAGTPLTVTLTGPAATVADLTVAGDKDRLPIELAIAVLVLIVLLVIYRSAVTMLLPLLTIGISLVIAQAVVAGYSQLTGSGVSNQSIVFLSAIMAGAGTDYAVFLISRYHDYLRSGADFDQAIKRAMISIGKVIGASAATVGITFLLISFARMGIFKTVGASSAIGVGVAFLAAVTLLPAILVLAGPRGWVKPRRELTARFWRRSGIRIVRRPKANLVASVLVLIILASCAGLVRYNYDDRKALRSAAPSSIGYAALDRHFPVNQSIPEYILIQSPHDLRTPKALADLEQLADRVSQLPNIAAVSGITRPTGNVPEQFRATYQAGAIGTLLAGGSTMINDHTNDLNRLVTGAGTLANSLGDVRGQVSQLAASLQELEGAFASAKNQYSGDALVKQVDIAAQLVDHVNALSNAMGWNFSAAKNIFAWIGPVLAALQGNPVCDADPSCSSTRGTFEQLVGSRDQADLDAINDLAHQLQDYQDKKALKASTDRVRAALGKLTKVMHSMGMDKPGGLQTNLNSVQDGANRLAGGSRQIADAVAQLVDQVKQLGAGLGESATFLLSLKRDAAQPAMAGFNIPPQLLQLEEFQKAAKVFISPDGHSVRYLVQTKLNPFSTEAMDQVNAISAAARGAQPNTALADATISMAGYTVGLKDTRDYYQHDIRFIIAVTLLVVLVTLIALLRAIVAPLYLVASVVISYLSAVGIGVLVFQYLLGQQLHWSVPPLAFVVLVAVGADYNMLLVSRMREESPHSMRYSIIRTLSSTGGVITAAGLIFAASMCGLLFSSIGTVVQGGFVIGVGILLDTFLVRTITVPAIATLVGRANWWPSQGGAHVSGRRAPVRRAEPQPG; from the coding sequence ATGCGACGGTTAGCCGATTTCGTGGTGCGGTGGCCGTGGGTCGTAATCGGGCTCTGGGTCGCGGTTGCGGTCGCACTACCACTGACACTGCCTTCGCTGAGCGAGATGGCCGAGAAGCATCCGCTCGCCATCCTGCCCAGCGATGCACCATCGAGCGTCACCGCCCGAGAGATGACCAAGGCGTTTCACGAATCGGGCTCAGAAGACCTGCTATTGGTGGTCCTGACGGACGACAAGGGGCTTGGCCCCGCCGACGAAGCCGCTTACCGCAAACTGGTGGACACGCTGCGCCAGGACACCCGAGACGTCGTGATGGTGCAGGATTTCATCAGCACGCCGCCGCTGCGCTCGGTCGTGACCAGCAAGGATCACAAGGCATGGGTGATTCCGGTCGGCGTCGCGGGCGAGTTGGGCACCCCACAGTCGTATGCCGCTTTCAACCGGATCAGCGACGTCGTCAAACACTCGGTCGCCGGAACTCCCCTCACGGTAACCCTCACCGGCCCCGCGGCAACCGTCGCCGACCTCACGGTCGCGGGCGATAAGGATCGGCTTCCGATCGAGCTGGCGATCGCCGTCCTGGTGCTCATCGTCCTGCTGGTGATCTACCGCAGCGCGGTTACCATGCTGCTGCCGTTGCTGACGATCGGCATCTCCCTGGTCATCGCGCAGGCGGTGGTGGCGGGTTACTCCCAACTGACCGGCTCGGGCGTCTCGAACCAGTCCATCGTATTTCTGAGTGCCATAATGGCCGGGGCCGGAACGGATTACGCCGTCTTTCTGATCAGTCGCTATCACGACTATCTGCGGTCGGGTGCGGATTTCGATCAAGCGATCAAACGCGCAATGATCTCGATCGGAAAAGTGATCGGCGCATCCGCGGCCACCGTCGGAATCACATTTCTGCTCATCAGCTTCGCCCGAATGGGGATATTCAAAACGGTCGGCGCGTCGTCGGCGATCGGAGTCGGCGTGGCATTCCTCGCCGCGGTGACATTGCTGCCGGCAATTCTGGTGCTCGCGGGGCCGCGTGGCTGGGTCAAGCCACGGCGCGAGCTGACCGCGCGGTTCTGGCGGCGTTCGGGAATCCGCATCGTGCGCCGGCCCAAGGCCAATCTGGTTGCCAGTGTGCTGGTGTTGATCATCCTGGCCAGCTGCGCCGGCTTGGTGCGCTACAACTACGACGATCGCAAGGCCCTGCGGTCTGCCGCGCCGAGTTCCATCGGGTATGCCGCGCTGGATCGTCATTTCCCGGTCAATCAATCCATTCCGGAGTACATCCTTATCCAGTCACCGCATGACCTTCGTACGCCGAAAGCTCTGGCAGACCTCGAACAGCTGGCGGACCGGGTCAGCCAACTACCGAATATCGCTGCCGTCAGCGGCATTACGCGTCCCACCGGAAATGTGCCCGAACAATTCCGGGCCACCTATCAGGCGGGCGCTATCGGCACCCTGTTGGCCGGCGGATCCACCATGATCAACGATCACACCAATGACCTCAACCGACTGGTCACCGGGGCCGGCACGCTGGCCAACAGCCTCGGCGATGTCCGCGGCCAGGTCTCCCAACTTGCGGCCAGCCTGCAGGAACTGGAGGGTGCCTTCGCCTCGGCGAAGAACCAATACAGCGGCGACGCGCTGGTCAAACAGGTCGACATCGCTGCCCAGCTCGTCGACCATGTCAACGCGCTGAGCAACGCCATGGGCTGGAACTTTTCGGCGGCCAAGAACATATTCGCCTGGATAGGCCCGGTGCTGGCAGCGCTGCAGGGCAACCCGGTGTGCGATGCCGATCCGTCGTGCAGCTCCACCCGCGGAACATTTGAGCAACTCGTGGGTTCGCGCGATCAAGCAGACCTCGACGCGATCAATGACTTGGCCCACCAACTGCAGGACTACCAGGACAAAAAAGCCCTGAAGGCGTCGACCGACCGCGTGCGTGCCGCGCTGGGCAAGCTCACCAAGGTGATGCACTCGATGGGGATGGACAAACCCGGTGGCCTGCAGACGAATCTGAACAGTGTGCAAGACGGCGCAAACCGACTCGCCGGAGGCAGCCGGCAAATAGCCGACGCCGTGGCTCAACTCGTCGACCAAGTCAAACAGCTCGGCGCCGGGCTCGGCGAGTCAGCGACGTTTCTGTTGTCACTGAAACGCGATGCCGCACAACCGGCAATGGCCGGGTTCAACATCCCGCCCCAGCTGCTGCAGTTAGAGGAGTTCCAGAAGGCCGCCAAGGTGTTTATTTCGCCGGACGGCCACTCGGTGCGGTATTTGGTTCAAACCAAACTGAATCCGTTCAGCACCGAAGCCATGGATCAGGTCAATGCGATCAGTGCCGCCGCTCGGGGAGCACAACCGAATACCGCACTGGCGGACGCCACGATTTCGATGGCGGGATACACCGTTGGCCTGAAGGACACCCGCGACTACTACCAACACGACATCCGGTTCATCATCGCGGTAACCCTTCTCGTCGTACTGGTGACCTTGATCGCGCTGCTGCGCGCGATTGTCGCGCCGCTGTATCTGGTTGCTTCCGTCGTCATTTCGTATTTGTCGGCGGTAGGTATCGGCGTACTCGTATTTCAATACCTGCTGGGCCAGCAATTGCATTGGAGCGTGCCCCCGCTGGCATTTGTGGTGCTGGTCGCGGTGGGAGCCGATTACAACATGCTGCTCGTCTCGCGAATGCGTGAGGAATCGCCGCATAGCATGCGCTACAGCATCATTCGCACCCTGAGCTCGACGGGCGGTGTGATCACTGCGGCAGGGCTGATCTTCGCGGCCTCGATGTGCGGCCTCTTGTTCTCCAGCATCGGCACCGTGGTCCAGGGCGGTTTCGTGATCGGCGTGGGAATTTTGCTGGACACCTTCTTGGTCCGCACCATCACGGTTCCGGCCATCGCCACGCTGGTCGGACGGGCAAACTGGTGGCCTTCCCAAGGGGGTGCGCACGTGAGCGGGCGGCGGGCGCCCGTCCGACGCGCCGAGCCACAACCCGGTTAG
- a CDS encoding condensation domain-containing protein — MRIGKITIGALDDWTLTPGSVTSWHPTDAAKDKVRQAPVSSVPVSYMQGQHLRNYCERAAAGLNFSRQIIATCELPGTCDVAAMDHAVNTYLRRHDTFRSWFEHTGDGQFVRHTHGDPADIEFTPIDHGQLTVDEIRAHVVAIPSPLEWGCFTFGIIQSESHFTFFAAMDHVHGDATLIGTTMMEANGMYTALSGGGEALALPDAGSFDDFCIREREYTSTLTVDSPEVRAWIEFAENNNGGFPEFPLPLGNPLESSSSDMASELLMNPAQTERFESACAAAGARFVGGLFACFALLEHEFTGALTYYGLTPRDSRTAADNFMTQGWFTGLIPITVPIAAASFGDAAWAAQASFDAGLDMAKVPYYRVLELAPSLTWPQPNFPVSNFFHGGAAPLNAILAAADLGLANNIGIYPDGRYSYQLTIYVFRYGEGTVIAIMHPDNPVAKKSVSRYMAAMKSVCERVAGSGHWGRVA, encoded by the coding sequence TTGCGCATCGGGAAGATTACGATCGGCGCTCTCGATGATTGGACGCTGACGCCAGGCTCGGTCACCTCGTGGCACCCGACGGACGCGGCAAAAGACAAGGTCCGGCAAGCGCCGGTCAGCTCGGTGCCGGTCAGCTACATGCAGGGCCAGCATCTTCGTAACTACTGTGAACGGGCGGCCGCGGGGCTGAATTTTTCCCGGCAGATCATTGCGACCTGTGAGTTACCTGGGACTTGTGATGTCGCGGCGATGGACCACGCCGTCAACACGTACCTCCGTCGACACGACACCTTCCGCAGTTGGTTCGAGCACACCGGCGACGGACAGTTCGTCCGGCATACCCACGGCGATCCGGCCGACATCGAGTTCACGCCAATCGATCACGGCCAGCTGACCGTTGACGAAATTCGCGCTCATGTCGTGGCCATACCGAGCCCGCTGGAGTGGGGCTGCTTCACCTTCGGGATCATCCAAAGCGAGAGCCATTTCACATTTTTTGCCGCCATGGATCATGTCCACGGGGACGCGACACTGATCGGCACCACGATGATGGAAGCCAACGGCATGTACACAGCGTTGAGCGGCGGCGGTGAGGCCCTTGCTCTTCCCGATGCCGGCAGCTTCGATGATTTCTGCATCCGCGAGCGCGAATACACGTCGACGTTAACCGTGGATTCGCCCGAGGTGCGGGCGTGGATCGAGTTCGCCGAAAACAACAATGGCGGTTTCCCCGAATTCCCACTCCCCCTGGGTAACCCGTTGGAGTCGAGTAGCAGTGACATGGCCTCCGAACTTCTGATGAATCCAGCACAGACGGAGCGATTCGAATCAGCCTGCGCGGCGGCCGGAGCGCGCTTCGTCGGCGGCTTATTCGCCTGCTTCGCCCTGCTGGAGCATGAATTCACCGGCGCGCTCACGTATTACGGCCTTACTCCCAGAGATTCCCGAACCGCCGCGGACAATTTCATGACACAGGGCTGGTTTACCGGCTTAATCCCGATCACCGTGCCCATCGCCGCGGCCTCTTTCGGCGATGCCGCTTGGGCAGCTCAGGCTTCTTTCGATGCAGGTCTGGACATGGCGAAAGTGCCCTACTACCGCGTATTGGAATTAGCGCCGTCGTTGACCTGGCCACAGCCAAACTTTCCGGTGTCGAACTTCTTTCACGGCGGCGCCGCTCCACTCAACGCGATCCTGGCCGCGGCCGACCTGGGTCTTGCGAACAATATCGGAATCTATCCCGACGGCCGGTACTCCTATCAGCTGACCATTTATGTGTTCCGGTACGGCGAAGGCACGGTCATCGCGATCATGCATCCTGACAATCCGGTCGCCAAGAAATCGGTGAGCCGCTACATGGCGGCTATGAAGTCCGTGTGCGAGCGGGTCGCGGGCAGCGGACACTGGGGGCGAGTCGCGTAG